Proteins from one Deinococcus sp. AB2017081 genomic window:
- a CDS encoding Imm7 family immunity protein — protein MASASCICEAIKIIGCRTGRIYSTCCPGSVVRLRASFGLLYWRDDEGDVPAGENNFQVIVMTRGQLTTRLDPFLSPTIPGTEDAWDGHS, from the coding sequence ATGGCGAGTGCTTCCTGCATCTGCGAGGCTATAAAAATCATCGGATGTCGTACTGGGCGGATATACAGCACTTGCTGTCCTGGATCTGTCGTGAGGCTCCGGGCCTCATTTGGCTTGCTGTACTGGCGGGACGACGAGGGCGACGTGCCTGCCGGAGAGAACAATTTTCAAGTGATCGTAATGACTCGTGGACAGCTGACGACGCGCCTCGATCCCTTCCTGTCACCGACCATCCCAGGTACGGAAGACGCCTGGGATGGACACTCATAA
- a CDS encoding chorismate-binding protein produces the protein MSTALPSPADVLRRLRGLDAPGVVLLESLGPVVEYGRYSFLSAWPEQVQTHLPDRPTAPGVFPAWLGGLKYGAARTFGLAAHEENGAAMWWGHYPSGLVWDREGGTLEVVGEPHVDWAAVLTGSGGSVPELLVPELHVGPFGQDDMDYVSGVHAVQELIRAGEVYQVNLSRGVRAHATGDPLAAYLRLREVNPSPFMVFADLGDEAIVSCSPERLVRWDGGTVSARPIAGTRRRGDTPAEDAAFETELRTSPKETAEHTMLVDLVRHDLGRVAAPGTVTVPDLMLVERYSHVMHLVSEVRARAREGVTLPEVLAATFPGGTITGAPKERVMEAIAALEPGSRGWYTGGFGLVSGPVVDINILIRTAAFTRTPSGWEVKVRAGGGIVIDADPVREAQETVHKAQALLSVLAGVPGRPAQPPAPPAPGRPWAPPPATARPGGRVLLLDNRDSFTWNLVHDLLALGAHVDVRSQDEDVDALLATHPDAVLVGPGPGTPDTSGNTLALTRRCLEMGVPLLGVCLGHQALGQVLGGQVERAAPVHGRPEALRHGGTDLFEGVPTGAAFGRYHSLVVRGLPDAVVTATSAGGEVMALRVPDRPAWGVQFHPESVLSPAGRVLLGNWLRLSAQARS, from the coding sequence GTGAGCACCGCCCTGCCCTCGCCCGCCGACGTGCTGCGCCGACTGCGTGGCCTGGACGCGCCCGGTGTGGTGCTGCTGGAATCGCTGGGGCCGGTGGTGGAATACGGGCGGTACTCCTTCCTGAGTGCGTGGCCCGAGCAGGTGCAGACCCACCTGCCCGACCGGCCCACGGCGCCCGGCGTCTTTCCCGCGTGGCTGGGCGGCCTGAAGTACGGCGCGGCCCGCACCTTCGGCCTCGCGGCGCACGAGGAGAACGGCGCGGCGATGTGGTGGGGACACTACCCCTCGGGGCTGGTGTGGGATCGGGAGGGCGGCACGCTGGAGGTGGTGGGCGAGCCGCACGTGGACTGGGCGGCCGTGCTGACGGGCAGCGGGGGCAGTGTGCCGGAGCTGCTGGTACCGGAGCTGCACGTCGGGCCGTTCGGTCAGGACGACATGGACTACGTCTCAGGTGTCCATGCCGTGCAGGAACTCATCCGGGCGGGCGAGGTCTATCAGGTGAACCTGTCGCGGGGCGTGCGTGCCCACGCGACCGGCGACCCGCTGGCCGCGTACCTGCGCCTGCGCGAGGTGAATCCCAGCCCCTTCATGGTCTTCGCCGATCTGGGTGACGAGGCCATCGTGTCGTGCAGCCCCGAGCGGCTGGTGCGATGGGACGGCGGCACGGTCAGCGCCCGGCCCATCGCGGGCACGCGCCGCCGGGGCGACACGCCCGCCGAGGACGCCGCCTTCGAGACCGAGCTGCGCACCAGTCCCAAGGAGACCGCCGAGCACACCATGCTGGTGGATCTCGTGCGGCACGACCTGGGCCGGGTGGCCGCGCCGGGCACGGTCACGGTGCCCGACCTGATGCTCGTCGAGCGCTACAGCCACGTCATGCACCTCGTCTCGGAGGTGCGGGCACGGGCGCGGGAGGGCGTGACATTACCGGAGGTGCTGGCCGCGACCTTCCCCGGCGGCACGATCACGGGGGCGCCCAAGGAACGGGTCATGGAGGCCATCGCCGCGCTGGAACCCGGCTCGCGCGGGTGGTACACGGGGGGCTTCGGTCTGGTGAGCGGGCCGGTGGTGGACATCAACATCCTGATCCGCACGGCGGCCTTCACGCGCACCCCGAGCGGCTGGGAGGTCAAGGTGCGGGCCGGGGGCGGCATCGTCATTGACGCCGATCCCGTCCGCGAGGCGCAGGAGACGGTACACAAGGCGCAGGCCCTGCTGAGCGTGCTGGCCGGTGTGCCGGGGCGGCCCGCGCAGCCGCCCGCACCGCCCGCGCCGGGCCGTCCGTGGGCACCGCCGCCCGCGACCGCGCGGCCGGGGGGACGGGTTCTGCTGCTCGACAACCGGGACTCGTTCACGTGGAACCTCGTGCACGACCTGCTCGCGCTGGGGGCACACGTGGACGTCCGTTCCCAGGACGAGGACGTGGACGCGCTGCTCGCCACGCACCCGGACGCCGTGCTGGTGGGGCCGGGGCCGGGGACGCCGGACACCAGCGGGAACACGCTGGCACTCACGCGCCGCTGCCTGGAGATGGGGGTGCCGCTGCTGGGCGTGTGCCTGGGTCATCAGGCGCTGGGGCAGGTGCTGGGCGGGCAGGTGGAACGCGCCGCGCCCGTGCATGGCCGACCCGAGGCCCTGCGGCATGGCGGTACCGACCTGTTCGAGGGCGTGCCGACCGGGGCCGCCTTCGGGCGCTATCACTCGCTGGTCGTGCGCGGCCTGCCAGATGCCGTGGTCACCGCGACCAGCGCCGGCGGCGAGGTGATGGCCCTGCGCGTCCCGGATCGGCCTGCGTGGGGCGTCCAGTTCCACCCCGAGAGCGTGCTCAGTCCGGCGGGCCGGGTGCTGCTGGGCAACTGGCTGCGCCTGAGCGCCCAGGCCCGGTCGTGA
- a CDS encoding polyprenyl synthetase family protein, giving the protein MTTWAALSVPDAAFETRLRSVLRSKVEFIELIGEDLVAAGGKRTRPLITYLSAQLLGAAPEGPAWPHVVDLGVCVELLHSASLLHDDLIDDADTRRGHEAAFRRFGNVVSVMSGDFMLSRLLILLAGMPGGPALTRAFGETASVICEGEVLQFQVAAYQEYAMTHYLDVIHGKTAALTELAARSPALLFGATPEQQAALATFGREYGLAFQMQDDLLDLAGDEAVIGKPVGGDLREGKATLPLLYLLDGPHGAQVRAVLERRAAQPGDVMTVRDLALETGAFDRTRQEIRRRAALAVQALAVFPMSEARAELERLATREIERAR; this is encoded by the coding sequence GTGACCACCTGGGCAGCCCTGAGCGTGCCGGATGCCGCGTTCGAGACGCGGCTCAGAAGCGTGCTGCGCTCGAAGGTGGAGTTCATCGAACTGATCGGTGAGGATCTGGTCGCGGCGGGCGGCAAGCGCACGCGGCCCCTGATCACGTACCTGTCCGCGCAGCTGCTGGGCGCAGCTCCGGAGGGCCCGGCGTGGCCGCACGTCGTCGATCTGGGCGTGTGTGTGGAACTGCTCCACTCGGCGTCGCTGCTGCACGACGACCTGATCGACGACGCCGACACGCGCCGGGGCCACGAGGCGGCGTTCCGACGATTCGGCAATGTGGTCAGCGTCATGAGCGGCGACTTCATGCTCTCGCGGCTCCTGATCCTGCTGGCGGGCATGCCCGGCGGCCCGGCGCTGACCCGCGCCTTCGGCGAGACCGCCAGCGTGATCTGCGAGGGCGAGGTCTTGCAATTCCAGGTGGCGGCATACCAGGAGTACGCCATGACCCACTACCTGGACGTCATCCATGGCAAGACGGCCGCCCTGACCGAACTCGCCGCCCGCAGCCCGGCGCTGCTGTTCGGCGCCACACCGGAACAGCAGGCGGCCCTGGCGACCTTCGGGCGAGAGTACGGGCTGGCCTTCCAGATGCAGGACGACCTGCTGGATCTGGCGGGCGACGAGGCCGTGATTGGCAAGCCGGTGGGCGGCGACCTGCGCGAGGGCAAGGCCACGCTGCCGCTGCTGTACCTGCTGGACGGCCCCCACGGCGCGCAGGTGCGGGCGGTACTGGAACGCCGCGCCGCGCAGCCGGGCGACGTGATGACTGTGCGCGACCTGGCCCTGGAGACGGGCGCCTTCGACCGGACGCGCCAGGAGATCCGCCGCCGGGCCGCGCTGGCCGTGCAGGCCCTGGCTGTCTTCCCAATGTCCGAGGCCCGCGCCGAACTGGAACGCCTGGCGACGCGCGAGATCGAACGGGCCCGCTGA
- a CDS encoding RrF2 family transcriptional regulator, with translation MWVSTKAQYGLRALIEIGRHDGAAVPLKDVAERQGISQHYLEQIASNLRRAGFIRSIRGAHGGYRLARPAAEINAYDVVTAMEGSIAPVSCVEDDHTCDHQNVCGTQGLWHRVDTALRDVLGGTTLADLIVESEQQQHARLVQLEPMFTRA, from the coding sequence ATGTGGGTGTCCACCAAAGCCCAGTACGGCCTGCGTGCGCTGATCGAGATCGGTCGGCACGACGGCGCGGCCGTGCCGCTCAAGGACGTGGCCGAGCGCCAGGGCATCAGCCAGCACTACCTGGAGCAGATCGCCAGCAACCTGCGCCGCGCGGGGTTCATCCGGAGCATCCGGGGAGCGCACGGTGGCTACCGGCTGGCCCGCCCCGCCGCCGAGATCAACGCCTACGACGTCGTGACGGCCATGGAGGGCAGCATCGCCCCGGTGTCGTGCGTCGAGGACGACCACACCTGCGACCACCAGAACGTGTGCGGCACCCAGGGCCTGTGGCACCGCGTGGACACCGCCCTGCGCGACGTGCTGGGCGGCACCACCCTGGCCGACCTGATCGTCGAGAGCGAGCAGCAGCAGCACGCCCGGCTGGTGCAGCTCGAACCCATGTTCACCCGCGCCTGA
- a CDS encoding Glu/Leu/Phe/Val family dehydrogenase, translated as MTATQDPASHTPAPARAHAIPSYLDPNNIGPYEIFLEQVERVTPYLGKLAFWVETLKRPKRILVVDIPVHLDDGSIAHFEGYRVQHNTSRGPAKGGVRFHQDVTLSEVMALSAWMTIKNAAVNLPYGGGKGGIRLDPRQYSTSELERITRRYTSEIGLIIGPDKDIPAPDVNTGPQTMAWMMDTYSMNVGRTATGVVTGKPVSLGGSLGRADATGRGVFVTGAEAMQNLGMPLEGARIAIQGFGNVGEAAARIFFEHGAKIVAIQDVTGTIHSERGIDPGAALAHLRATGKITDFPGTEEITAGDFWGVDCDVMIPAALEKQITLANADRIRAKLIVEGANGPTIPAADDLLAEKGITVVPDVLANAGGVTVSYFEWVQDFSSFFWTEDEINNRLDRIMRDAFRSLWAVKEQHGVTLRTAVYIVACTRVLEARALRGLYP; from the coding sequence ATGACCGCCACCCAGGATCCCGCCTCCCACACGCCCGCCCCGGCCCGTGCCCACGCCATTCCCAGCTACCTCGACCCGAACAACATCGGGCCGTACGAGATCTTTCTGGAGCAGGTCGAGCGTGTCACGCCGTACCTGGGCAAGCTCGCCTTCTGGGTCGAGACCCTCAAGCGGCCCAAGCGGATTCTGGTCGTGGACATCCCGGTGCACCTCGACGACGGCTCCATCGCCCATTTCGAGGGCTACCGCGTGCAGCACAACACCTCGCGCGGCCCCGCCAAGGGGGGCGTGCGCTTCCACCAGGACGTGACCCTGTCCGAGGTCATGGCGCTCAGCGCATGGATGACCATCAAGAACGCGGCCGTGAACCTGCCCTACGGCGGCGGCAAGGGCGGCATCCGGCTCGATCCGCGCCAGTATTCGACCTCGGAACTGGAGCGCATCACGCGGCGCTACACCAGCGAGATCGGCCTGATCATCGGCCCGGACAAGGACATCCCCGCGCCCGACGTGAACACCGGCCCGCAGACCATGGCGTGGATGATGGACACCTACTCCATGAACGTGGGCCGCACCGCGACCGGCGTCGTGACCGGCAAGCCGGTGTCGCTGGGCGGCAGCCTGGGCCGCGCCGACGCCACCGGGCGCGGCGTGTTCGTGACCGGGGCCGAGGCGATGCAGAACCTCGGGATGCCGCTGGAGGGTGCCCGCATCGCCATCCAGGGCTTCGGCAACGTGGGTGAGGCCGCCGCCCGCATCTTCTTCGAGCACGGCGCGAAGATCGTTGCCATTCAGGACGTGACCGGCACCATCCACAGCGAGCGTGGCATCGATCCCGGCGCGGCGCTCGCCCACCTGCGGGCCACCGGGAAGATCACGGATTTCCCCGGCACCGAGGAGATCACTGCGGGCGACTTCTGGGGCGTGGACTGCGACGTGATGATCCCCGCCGCCCTGGAAAAGCAGATCACCCTGGCGAACGCCGACCGGATCCGGGCGAAACTGATCGTCGAGGGTGCCAACGGCCCGACCATCCCCGCCGCCGACGACCTGCTGGCCGAGAAGGGCATCACGGTCGTACCGGACGTGCTCGCCAACGCGGGCGGCGTGACGGTCTCGTACTTCGAGTGGGTGCAGGACTTCAGCTCGTTCTTCTGGACGGAGGACGAGATCAACAACCGCCTCGACCGGATCATGCGCGACGCCTTCCGCAGCCTGTGGGCCGTGAAGGAGCAGCACGGCGTGACCCTGAGAACCGCCGTGTATATCGTCGCCTGCACACGGGTGCTGGAAGCGCGGGCGCTGCGGGGGCTATACCCCTGA
- a CDS encoding helix-turn-helix domain-containing protein produces MDEVFTLEELAAFLKVSETTAYQLVRGGAVPGRKVGREWRFLKARVIEWLMQAGGDDMEHSDAVQRDGFGGEFMIEDGQEKVALWLPMTREEKAAQIEKAQREGVNVSDLVTAYLRDWARA; encoded by the coding sequence ATGGATGAAGTGTTCACGCTGGAGGAACTGGCGGCCTTCCTGAAGGTCAGCGAGACCACCGCGTACCAGCTGGTGCGCGGCGGAGCGGTGCCCGGACGCAAGGTCGGGCGGGAGTGGCGCTTTCTGAAGGCGCGGGTGATCGAGTGGCTGATGCAGGCCGGAGGAGACGACATGGAACACAGTGACGCAGTGCAGCGCGACGGCTTCGGCGGGGAATTCATGATCGAGGACGGCCAGGAGAAGGTCGCCCTGTGGCTGCCCATGACCCGAGAGGAAAAGGCCGCCCAGATCGAGAAGGCGCAGCGCGAGGGCGTGAACGTCAGTGACCTCGTGACGGCGTACCTGCGGGACTGGGCCAGGGCGTAA
- a CDS encoding quinone-dependent dihydroorotate dehydrogenase: MYRSLAKPLLFRLDAERAHHLTLGALEAASRVPGWPVLARTVTAPQGTRLAQTVWGQTYASPVGLAAGLDKNGVAVPAFGALGFGFLEVGTVTPRPQPGNDRPRLFRLPEDDALINRMGFNNAGADALYGRLTALGTRPVPVWANIGKNKATANEDAIADYLTCVRVLQDVADAFVVNVSSPNTPGLRALQAAGDLEVLLRAVVAEVEAGRVRTLRHPPVLVKLAPDLHPDDFGASVQAALDAGAQGVIVSNTTLSRDGLTHPNREQAGGLSGRPLTTRSTALVRDAYRITRGRIPVVGVGGIFTAQDAYDKLRAGAHLVEVYSALIYRGPGLVRELNRGLGALLERDGAQSVADVVGVDA, encoded by the coding sequence ATGTACCGCTCGCTTGCCAAGCCGCTGCTGTTCCGCCTGGACGCGGAACGCGCCCACCACCTGACCCTGGGAGCCCTGGAGGCCGCGTCCCGGGTGCCCGGCTGGCCTGTGCTGGCCCGCACCGTCACCGCCCCGCAGGGCACCCGACTGGCCCAGACCGTGTGGGGGCAGACCTATGCCTCGCCGGTGGGCCTCGCGGCGGGGCTGGACAAGAACGGTGTGGCGGTGCCGGCCTTCGGGGCGCTGGGCTTCGGCTTTCTGGAGGTCGGGACGGTCACGCCCAGGCCGCAGCCCGGCAACGACCGGCCCCGCCTGTTCCGTCTGCCCGAGGACGACGCGCTGATCAACCGCATGGGCTTCAACAACGCCGGGGCCGACGCGCTGTATGGGCGGCTCACGGCGCTGGGCACGCGGCCGGTGCCGGTCTGGGCGAACATCGGGAAGAACAAGGCCACCGCCAACGAGGACGCCATCGCCGACTACCTGACGTGCGTCCGGGTGCTTCAGGACGTCGCGGACGCTTTCGTCGTGAACGTGAGCAGCCCGAACACGCCGGGTTTACGCGCCCTCCAGGCCGCCGGGGATCTGGAAGTCCTGCTGCGGGCCGTGGTCGCGGAGGTCGAGGCCGGGCGCGTCCGCACGCTGCGCCACCCACCCGTTCTGGTGAAGCTCGCCCCGGATCTGCACCCGGACGACTTCGGGGCGAGCGTGCAGGCCGCGCTGGACGCCGGGGCCCAGGGGGTGATCGTCAGCAACACCACACTGAGCAGAGACGGGCTGACCCACCCCAACCGCGAGCAGGCGGGCGGCCTGAGCGGCCGGCCCCTGACCACGCGCTCCACCGCCCTGGTGCGCGACGCCTACCGGATCACACGCGGCCGGATTCCCGTCGTGGGCGTGGGCGGCATCTTCACCGCGCAGGACGCCTACGACAAGCTGCGGGCCGGCGCCCATCTGGTCGAGGTCTACTCTGCCCTGATCTACCGGGGGCCGGGCCTCGTGCGGGAACTGAACCGGGGGCTGGGTGCGCTGCTGGAGCGCGACGGCGCGCAGAGCGTGGCCGATGTGGTCGGTGTGGACGCCTGA
- the galE gene encoding UDP-glucose 4-epimerase GalE — protein sequence MKILVVGGAGYIGSHTVRQLRAAGHTVVVLDNLSSGHPEALPGDVELVRADLLDAGAVKDTLIRTQPDAVIHFAALIEVGESMRAPARYYRNNVVGSLNLLQAIVDTRKIPLVFSSTAAVYGTTDAVPIPEDAAMQPESVYGETKLMTERMIHAFHTAHGLPYTILRYFNVCGASPAGDIGEAHANQTHLIELACLTALGQREKMMIFGEDYPTPDGTCVRDYVHVQDLADAHVLAVEALGAGRQDAATYNVGLGHGFSVKQVLDAVDAVTGTPLPREIAPRRAGDPPRLVADATKIVQELGFTPQFTDLQTIVQTAWDWHREHPHGFRK from the coding sequence ATGAAGATCCTGGTGGTCGGCGGGGCGGGGTACATCGGGTCGCACACGGTGCGGCAACTGCGGGCGGCGGGGCACACGGTGGTGGTGCTCGACAACCTGAGCAGCGGGCATCCGGAGGCCCTGCCGGGAGACGTGGAACTCGTCCGGGCCGACCTGCTGGACGCCGGAGCCGTGAAGGACACCCTGATCCGCACCCAGCCCGACGCCGTGATCCACTTTGCCGCGCTGATCGAGGTCGGCGAGAGCATGCGTGCCCCGGCGCGCTACTACCGCAACAACGTGGTGGGCAGCCTGAACCTGCTGCAGGCCATCGTGGACACCCGCAAGATCCCGCTGGTGTTTTCCTCAACGGCCGCCGTGTACGGCACCACGGACGCCGTGCCGATCCCCGAGGACGCCGCCATGCAGCCCGAGAGCGTGTACGGCGAGACCAAGCTGATGACCGAGCGCATGATCCACGCCTTCCACACGGCGCACGGCCTGCCGTACACCATCCTGCGGTACTTCAACGTATGCGGCGCGTCGCCGGCCGGGGACATCGGCGAGGCGCACGCGAACCAGACGCACCTGATCGAACTCGCGTGCCTGACGGCGCTGGGCCAGCGCGAGAAGATGATGATCTTCGGCGAGGACTACCCCACCCCGGACGGCACGTGTGTGCGCGACTACGTGCACGTGCAGGATCTGGCCGACGCACACGTGCTGGCGGTCGAGGCGCTGGGCGCCGGGCGGCAGGACGCGGCGACCTACAACGTGGGGCTGGGCCACGGCTTCAGTGTGAAACAGGTGCTGGACGCGGTGGACGCCGTGACCGGCACGCCCCTGCCCCGCGAGATCGCGCCGCGCCGCGCCGGTGACCCCCCACGGCTGGTGGCGGATGCCACGAAGATCGTGCAGGAGCTGGGCTTCACGCCGCAGTTCACGGATCTGCAGACCATCGTGCAGACGGCGTGGGACTGGCACCGGGAGCATCCGCACGGGTTCAGGAAGTAG
- a CDS encoding M20/M25/M40 family metallo-hydrolase, with protein MTSPGSDLSAHIQRGLNDLRDLVALQSVSAQGRMLSETADAVQLLLEAEGFRVTMHPGQVAPVLVAEAGEGPFTLLIYNHYDVQPEDPADLWESPPFELTERGDRLYGRGASDDKGEFVSRLAGLRALRERHGGALPLKVKWLLEGEEEVGSPSLEGFVQEHAAELKADGVWWEFGSITPEGRPVLYAGLKGIVCVELRCRVAASDLHSSTGAVVDNPLYRLARAVASLRDEDGTVTIPGFHDDIRPESPADLDAIAALPGDGEALMDGYGVTRRLGAPQDFHHHMNFKPVVNVNGFHGGYGGQGSKTVLPEGGMVKLDFRLVPDQDPAKVVRLLRAHLDAQGLDDIEIVELESHQHPSRSDLSSPFVQTAARVAEQVHGHAPLLHPSSGGSGPMHPFMQHVGAPVIAMGIGNPTGRVHAPNENILRRDFEKGVEFAVEFMDALARG; from the coding sequence ATGACTTCCCCCGGTTCTGACTTGAGCGCCCACATCCAGCGCGGCCTGAACGACCTGCGCGATCTGGTGGCCCTGCAGAGCGTGTCGGCGCAGGGCCGCATGCTCAGCGAGACCGCCGACGCCGTGCAGCTCCTGTTGGAGGCCGAGGGCTTCCGCGTGACCATGCACCCCGGTCAGGTGGCCCCGGTGCTGGTCGCCGAGGCGGGCGAGGGGCCGTTCACGCTGCTGATCTACAACCACTACGACGTGCAGCCGGAAGACCCGGCCGACCTGTGGGAGAGCCCGCCCTTCGAGCTGACCGAACGCGGTGACCGTCTGTACGGGCGCGGCGCGAGCGACGACAAGGGCGAGTTCGTGAGCCGTCTGGCGGGCCTGCGTGCCCTGCGCGAGCGCCACGGCGGTGCGCTGCCCCTGAAGGTGAAATGGCTGCTGGAGGGCGAAGAAGAGGTCGGCAGCCCAAGCCTGGAGGGTTTCGTGCAGGAACACGCGGCCGAGCTGAAGGCCGACGGCGTGTGGTGGGAGTTCGGCTCGATCACTCCAGAAGGCCGCCCGGTGCTGTACGCGGGCCTCAAGGGCATCGTGTGCGTGGAGCTGCGCTGCCGCGTGGCCGCGAGTGACCTGCATTCGTCGACCGGCGCGGTCGTGGACAACCCCCTGTACCGGCTGGCCCGCGCCGTCGCGTCCCTGCGGGACGAGGACGGCACCGTCACCATTCCCGGCTTCCACGACGACATCCGTCCCGAGAGTCCGGCCGATCTGGACGCCATTGCCGCCCTGCCCGGAGACGGCGAGGCGCTGATGGACGGCTACGGCGTCACCCGCCGTCTGGGTGCTCCGCAGGACTTCCACCACCACATGAACTTCAAGCCCGTGGTGAACGTCAACGGCTTCCATGGCGGCTACGGGGGACAGGGCAGCAAGACTGTGCTCCCCGAGGGAGGCATGGTGAAACTCGACTTCCGGCTGGTGCCGGATCAGGATCCTGCGAAGGTCGTGCGGCTGCTGCGGGCCCATCTGGACGCCCAGGGCCTGGACGACATCGAGATCGTCGAACTGGAGAGCCACCAGCACCCGTCGCGCAGCGACCTGAGCAGCCCTTTCGTGCAGACCGCCGCCCGCGTGGCCGAGCAGGTACACGGCCACGCCCCCCTGCTGCACCCCAGCTCGGGTGGCAGCGGCCCCATGCATCCCTTCATGCAGCACGTCGGTGCCCCCGTGATCGCCATGGGCATCGGCAACCCGACCGGCCGGGTTCACGCGCCCAACGAGAACATCCTGCGCCGCGATTTCGAGAAGGGCGTGGAATTCGCCGTGGAGTTCATGGACGCCCTGGCGAGGGGGTAG
- a CDS encoding aminotransferase class IV, producing the protein MRALPEGVDSPAWLHGESAFTTVRTRHGRPLLPDAHLARLHDTCAFLGLPVPQTVLPDLDILPWGLLRLTVTASGTFWSHRPLTPGLPPVGGVDVRLTGVQVHPQLGVHKTGNYVPYRLAAQQAAPAFEGWLTDAAGHVVDGSRTSPLLELDGELVCPAGGLPGVTRAAFLAGRPHVQRAVSVTDLPRMTGAWLCGSGVGVVPVRRLDGPGLSLELPVRWPQTTDDALVWPEDDPATSTA; encoded by the coding sequence GTGAGGGCGCTGCCAGAGGGTGTGGACAGCCCCGCGTGGCTGCACGGCGAGTCCGCGTTCACGACGGTTCGCACGCGCCACGGTCGTCCCCTGCTGCCTGACGCACACCTGGCCCGGCTGCACGACACCTGCGCATTCCTGGGCCTGCCCGTACCACAGACCGTGCTGCCCGACCTGGACATCCTGCCGTGGGGCCTGCTGCGGCTCACGGTCACGGCGTCCGGCACGTTCTGGTCGCACCGGCCCCTGACGCCGGGTCTCCCGCCGGTCGGCGGCGTGGACGTGCGCCTCACGGGCGTGCAGGTGCATCCGCAGCTGGGAGTCCACAAGACCGGCAACTATGTGCCGTACCGGCTGGCCGCGCAGCAGGCCGCGCCCGCCTTCGAGGGCTGGCTGACCGACGCGGCGGGACACGTCGTGGACGGCAGCCGCACATCGCCGCTGCTGGAGCTGGACGGCGAACTGGTGTGCCCGGCAGGCGGTCTGCCCGGCGTGACCCGCGCCGCGTTCCTGGCGGGGCGGCCCCATGTGCAGCGGGCCGTGTCGGTCACCGACCTGCCGCGCATGACCGGCGCGTGGCTGTGCGGCAGCGGCGTGGGCGTCGTGCCGGTGCGGCGGCTGGACGGGCCAGGGCTGTCGCTGGAGCTTCCAGTGCGCTGGCCGCAGACCACGGACGACGCGCTGGTGTGGCCGGAGGACGACCCCGCGACATCCACAGCATGA
- a CDS encoding Glu/Leu/Phe/Val family dehydrogenase — protein MRASGLNWQGLMEQLQQALPHCEVTDQSLAYFKYPRRTVSLNLPVRMDDGSVRMFRAYRTVHSTSRGPSLGGVRLRAGVSAHECEVLAAIMTLKAAVADLPLGGAKGGIDVDPESISEHERQGLIRRYTSELVEFIGHHEDILAPDVGSDEQAMAWILDAYAENTGETTSGVVVGKPLPLGGSYGTKDARGRSAALVTGRVLEQAGRSLRRARAAVYGFGSVGRTAAQTLAAQGALVVAVSDQGGATYASGGLDLADLTAHRERTGSVRGHATDISLDELTELDVDVLLLAYDYGAIHAGNAHAVRADYVVEATNRAVLPEAERFLKDHGVTVIPDLIASLGGLVVNYLEWVQDASNFFWTEEEIEGAIDVRVNAALDEVLTFARTRRTDLRTAAYVVALNRLHDATVMRGVYP, from the coding sequence ATGCGGGCATCAGGACTCAACTGGCAGGGCCTCATGGAACAGCTCCAGCAGGCGTTGCCCCACTGCGAGGTCACGGATCAGTCCCTCGCGTATTTCAAGTATCCACGCCGCACCGTCAGCCTGAACCTGCCGGTACGCATGGACGACGGCTCGGTGCGGATGTTCCGGGCGTACCGCACGGTGCACAGCACGTCCCGTGGCCCCAGCCTGGGCGGCGTGCGCCTGCGCGCCGGGGTCAGCGCCCACGAGTGCGAGGTGCTCGCGGCGATCATGACCCTCAAGGCGGCCGTGGCCGACCTGCCGCTGGGCGGGGCGAAGGGCGGCATCGACGTCGATCCGGAGAGCATCAGTGAGCACGAGCGCCAGGGCCTGATCCGGCGCTACACCAGCGAACTGGTGGAATTCATCGGCCACCACGAGGACATCCTGGCCCCCGACGTCGGCAGCGACGAGCAGGCCATGGCGTGGATCCTCGACGCCTACGCTGAGAACACCGGCGAGACCACCAGCGGCGTCGTGGTGGGCAAGCCCCTGCCGCTCGGCGGGAGCTACGGCACCAAGGACGCCCGTGGCCGGTCGGCGGCCCTGGTCACCGGCCGCGTGCTGGAACAGGCAGGCCGCAGCCTGCGCCGGGCCCGCGCCGCCGTGTACGGCTTCGGCTCGGTGGGGCGCACTGCCGCGCAGACCCTGGCTGCCCAGGGAGCGCTGGTGGTCGCCGTGAGTGACCAGGGTGGGGCCACCTACGCCAGCGGCGGCCTGGATCTCGCTGACCTGACCGCCCACCGCGAGCGCACCGGCAGTGTGCGCGGTCACGCCACCGACATCTCCCTGGACGAGCTCACCGAACTGGACGTGGACGTGCTGCTGCTCGCCTACGACTACGGGGCCATCCACGCCGGGAACGCCCACGCGGTGCGCGCCGACTACGTGGTCGAGGCCACCAACCGCGCCGTCCTGCCCGAGGCCGAGCGCTTCCTGAAGGATCACGGCGTGACCGTCATCCCGGATCTGATCGCCAGTCTGGGCGGTCTGGTCGTGAACTACCTGGAATGGGTGCAGGACGCCAGCAACTTCTTCTGGACGGAAGAGGAGATCGAGGGGGCCATCGACGTGCGTGTGAATGCTGCCCTGGACGAGGTGCTGACCTTCGCCCGCACCCGGCGCACCGACCTGCGCACCGCCGCCTACGTGGTCGCCCTGAACCGTCTGCACGACGCGACGGTGATGCGCGGGGTGTATCCGTGA